In the genome of Polaribacter atrinae, one region contains:
- a CDS encoding alginate export family protein — MKKQYVILGLMLVCFQFAKAQFTLDGEFRPRTEYRNGFGSLIPDASDAGFGISTRVRLNTSYMTDNYWVYVSLQDVMVWGENRQILPYDQNNSFAIFQAWAELKLGENTSTRVGRQVLSYDDQRILGGLDWAQQGRNHDAALLKYKKDSFMLDVALAFNQDYSNPTGFQSAGTAYNTTGYFSYKTMQMLYMKQKWEKLTGSLLLLNNGFQEFDAVSGEADGVSNLQTLGTHLDYKSGSFGLSANAFLQTGKRQGNVDVKGAYLVGLDATYKVAPKVSLGLGIEAISGNDGAAGETGAFFPLYGTNHKFNGFMDYFYVGNHANSIGLVDLHVSANFILNESSSLLVKALNFRGEQALASGEKSLGTEIDLVYKKNFKGYSLVLGYSQMFASDGMYELKGVTEAAAANNQNWAWAMLVIKPKFLN; from the coding sequence ATGAAAAAACAATACGTAATTTTAGGGTTAATGTTAGTATGCTTTCAATTTGCAAAAGCACAATTTACTTTAGATGGAGAATTTAGACCACGTACAGAATATAGAAACGGATTTGGAAGTTTAATTCCGGATGCTTCTGATGCTGGTTTTGGAATTTCGACAAGAGTGCGTTTAAATACCAGCTACATGACAGACAATTATTGGGTGTACGTAAGTTTACAAGATGTAATGGTGTGGGGAGAAAACAGACAAATTTTACCTTATGATCAAAATAATTCTTTTGCAATTTTTCAGGCTTGGGCAGAGCTTAAACTGGGTGAGAATACATCTACAAGAGTTGGTCGTCAAGTATTATCTTATGATGATCAACGAATTTTAGGAGGATTAGATTGGGCACAACAAGGTAGAAACCACGATGCAGCTTTACTTAAATATAAAAAGGATAGTTTTATGTTAGATGTTGCGTTAGCATTTAATCAAGATTACTCAAACCCAACAGGTTTTCAATCTGCAGGTACTGCATACAATACAACAGGTTATTTTTCATATAAAACCATGCAAATGTTATATATGAAACAAAAATGGGAGAAATTAACAGGTAGTTTATTATTGTTAAATAACGGATTTCAAGAATTTGATGCTGTATCAGGAGAAGCAGACGGCGTAAGTAATTTACAAACCTTAGGAACACATTTAGATTATAAATCTGGTAGTTTTGGTTTGTCTGCAAATGCTTTTTTACAGACAGGTAAGCGTCAAGGAAATGTAGATGTAAAAGGAGCGTATTTGGTTGGTTTAGATGCAACGTATAAAGTAGCTCCAAAAGTAAGTTTAGGATTAGGTATAGAAGCTATTAGTGGTAATGATGGTGCTGCAGGAGAAACGGGAGCATTTTTTCCATTATATGGAACAAATCATAAATTTAATGGTTTTATGGATTATTTTTATGTGGGTAATCATGCAAACTCAATTGGTTTGGTAGATCTTCATGTAAGTGCAAACTTCATTTTAAATGAATCTTCTAGTTTACTAGTAAAAGCACTTAATTTTAGAGGAGAACAAGCATTAGCAAGTGGAGAGAAATCTTTAGGAACAGAAATAGATTTAGTGTACAAAAAGAACTTTAAAGGATATTCTTTAGTACTTGGATATTCTCAAATGTTTGCAAGCGATGGTATGTATGAATTAAAAGGAGTTACAGAAGCTGCTGCTGCAAATAATCAAAATTGGGCTTGGGCAATGTTGGTAATTAAGCCAAAATTTTTAAACTAG